A DNA window from Acidimicrobiales bacterium contains the following coding sequences:
- a CDS encoding transglycosylase domain-containing protein has product MRRAVRVVVAAVLLAVGVPVLCGGTILAAFIFLPLPASLPPVRKNLVLQPSVVYDDQGNVIATFRQSGSEVPVARSDITPVIVNALISSEDHNFFNEGGVSIRGTLRALYDDVVHGQTVQGGSTITQQYVKNAYTGGKRTILRKIHEVILASEVSRQLSKSEILYRYLSGSYFGEGSYGIAAAAQTYFRTPASKLDASQAATLVGVLPAPSDYDPLVNVNAAESRRETVLGLMAKFGYLTPAQYQQALAQRLAPASVVRPGVPVTAFYPPPQEGPSRYPYFVDYLKRYLLQKLGPDEVFGGGLQIQSTLDPNDEVQAEAAVGRGLGGTSLPIDMALASVEPSSGYVKALVGGRDFNESQVNLALPGCPAVPSAPNVNIEVPAACWTPGATVQGGGTGFPGGSSFKVFTLAAALEKGISLDRTYSGPPSITIGGTTFHNAENEGGGFYNLRNATWLSINTVFVQLANDIGVKAIADQAKSMGVTSAWYSPQIHGLSYTLGVVDVSPLEMATAYAVLANQGLLVPPSPVVRVADSTGKILIDDTKPVGQRVMPANIASEETQVLEGVISHGTAYPNAVIGRPEAGKTGTTDNCTNAWFDGYTPQLSTSVWMGHLTSNTIGLRGVEGIGCVYGGTIPAKTWGDYMGNALKNVTVQDFAQPPPPPPPPPNVFSAARPGISAGYEQYPTDVGGGTYVVQPPPPNAAPPTTTTTSTTTTTVPGSGGGGAGPGPGGLVPPGGAPP; this is encoded by the coding sequence GTGCGCCGGGCCGTGAGAGTCGTGGTGGCCGCCGTGCTGCTGGCGGTGGGTGTGCCGGTGCTGTGCGGCGGCACCATCCTGGCCGCGTTCATCTTCCTGCCCCTCCCGGCCAGCCTGCCCCCGGTGCGCAAGAACCTCGTGCTGCAGCCCAGCGTGGTCTACGACGACCAGGGCAACGTCATCGCCACCTTCCGGCAGTCCGGCAGCGAGGTACCGGTGGCGCGTTCGGACATCACGCCCGTCATCGTGAACGCCCTGATCTCCTCCGAGGACCACAACTTCTTCAACGAGGGCGGGGTGTCCATCCGGGGGACGCTGCGCGCCCTGTACGACGACGTCGTCCACGGCCAGACCGTGCAGGGCGGCTCGACGATCACCCAGCAGTACGTCAAGAACGCCTACACCGGCGGCAAGCGCACGATCCTGCGCAAGATCCACGAGGTGATCCTGGCCAGCGAGGTCAGCCGCCAGCTGTCGAAGTCCGAGATCCTGTACCGCTACCTGTCGGGGAGCTACTTCGGCGAGGGCTCCTACGGCATCGCCGCCGCCGCCCAGACCTACTTCCGGACGCCGGCCAGCAAGCTCGACGCCTCCCAGGCCGCCACCCTGGTCGGCGTGCTGCCGGCGCCGAGCGACTACGACCCCCTGGTCAACGTGAACGCGGCGGAGTCCCGCCGGGAGACGGTGCTCGGCCTCATGGCCAAGTTCGGCTACCTCACGCCCGCCCAGTACCAGCAGGCCCTGGCCCAGCGGCTGGCGCCGGCCTCGGTCGTCAGGCCCGGGGTGCCGGTGACCGCCTTCTACCCGCCCCCCCAGGAGGGCCCGTCCCGGTACCCGTACTTCGTCGACTACCTGAAGCGCTACCTCCTGCAGAAGCTGGGCCCGGACGAGGTCTTCGGCGGGGGGCTGCAGATCCAGAGCACCCTCGACCCCAACGACGAGGTCCAGGCCGAGGCGGCCGTGGGCCGGGGGCTCGGCGGCACGAGCCTGCCGATCGACATGGCCCTGGCCTCGGTGGAGCCGTCCAGCGGGTACGTGAAGGCGCTCGTCGGGGGGCGGGACTTCAACGAGTCACAGGTGAACCTGGCCCTGCCCGGGTGCCCGGCCGTGCCCTCGGCCCCGAACGTGAACATCGAGGTCCCGGCCGCCTGCTGGACCCCGGGCGCCACGGTCCAGGGCGGCGGCACCGGCTTCCCGGGGGGATCCTCGTTCAAGGTCTTCACGCTGGCGGCGGCGCTGGAGAAGGGGATCTCGCTCGACCGCACCTACTCCGGGCCGCCCAGCATCACCATCGGCGGCACGACCTTCCACAACGCCGAGAACGAGGGTGGCGGCTTCTACAACCTGCGCAACGCCACGTGGCTGTCGATCAACACCGTGTTCGTCCAGCTCGCCAACGACATCGGCGTCAAGGCCATAGCGGACCAGGCCAAGTCCATGGGCGTGACCTCGGCGTGGTACAGCCCCCAGATCCACGGCCTGTCCTACACCCTCGGCGTCGTCGACGTGTCCCCGCTCGAGATGGCCACCGCCTACGCCGTGCTGGCCAACCAGGGCCTGCTGGTGCCGCCCAGCCCGGTGGTGCGCGTCGCCGACAGCACGGGCAAGATCCTCATCGACGACACCAAGCCGGTGGGCCAGCGGGTCATGCCCGCCAACATCGCCTCCGAGGAGACCCAGGTCCTCGAGGGCGTGATCTCCCACGGCACCGCGTACCCGAACGCGGTGATCGGCCGCCCCGAAGCGGGCAAGACCGGCACGACCGACAACTGCACCAACGCCTGGTTCGACGGCTACACCCCGCAGCTGTCGACCTCGGTGTGGATGGGCCACCTCACCAGCAACACGATTGGCCTCCGCGGCGTCGAGGGCATCGGCTGCGTGTACGGCGGCACCATCCCGGCCAAGACCTGGGGCGACTACATGGGCAACGCCCTCAAGAACGTGACCGTCCAGGACTTTGCCCAGCCCCCGCCCCCGCCGCCCCCGCCGCCCAACGTGTTCTCGGCGGCCCGCCCGGGGATCTCGGCCGGTTACGAGCAGTACCCGACCGACGTCGGCGGCGGAACCTACGTCGTCCAGCCCCCGCCGCCCAACGCCGCACCGCCGACCACCACCACGACGTCGACCACCACCACGACCGTCCCCGGTTCGGGGGGTGGCGGCGCCGGGCCCGGCCCCGGAGGCCTGGTCCCGCCCGGCGGGGCGCCGCCGTAA
- a CDS encoding GerMN domain-containing protein, which yields MRSRPVALAALGVAVVLAGGALAGCGVPLDAGPHRLAAGDLPLGLTAAPTTTTTEAGPPSPRAAAVIQVYLVAHDRLIARSRVVPSPATASEALGLLLDGATVPEAAFGVRSAIPAGTSLLGVHQIRGGRATVDLSTDFAQTGGADQILAIAQVVYTLTSLPDVVGVSFELAGQPVDVPTADGTLVSGPVGSQDFAALVAPGSS from the coding sequence GTGAGATCGAGGCCGGTCGCGCTGGCGGCGCTGGGCGTCGCCGTCGTCCTCGCCGGCGGGGCGCTGGCGGGCTGCGGGGTGCCGCTCGATGCCGGGCCGCACCGGCTGGCGGCGGGGGACCTTCCCCTCGGCCTGACCGCCGCCCCCACCACGACCACGACCGAGGCGGGGCCACCGTCGCCCCGGGCGGCGGCGGTGATCCAGGTGTACCTGGTGGCCCACGACCGGCTGATCGCCCGCTCCCGGGTCGTGCCGAGCCCCGCCACCGCCTCCGAGGCCCTCGGGCTGCTGCTCGACGGGGCGACCGTCCCCGAGGCCGCCTTCGGGGTCCGCAGCGCCATCCCCGCCGGCACGTCCCTGCTCGGCGTGCACCAGATCCGGGGGGGCCGGGCCACGGTCGACCTGTCGACGGACTTTGCCCAGACGGGGGGCGCCGATCAGATCCTGGCCATCGCCCAGGTCGTGTACACGCTGACCTCCCTTCCCGACGTCGTGGGGGTGTCGTTCGAGCTGGCCGGCCAGCCCGTGGACGTGCCGACCGCCGACGGCACCCTCGTGAGCGGGCCGGTGGGGAGCCAGGACTTCGCCGCTCTCGTGGCCCCCGGCTCCTCGTGA